Sequence from the Nocardia cyriacigeorgica GUH-2 genome:
GGCGACCGCGTCCCGGTCCGGCTGGTCGATGACGGCAACGGTGGCTGGCGGGTCGAGGCGCCGGAGCGGCTGCGCCCGGTCACCGAGCGGCCCCAGGCGTCCGAACCCAAGGCCATCGAGAAGAAGAAGTCGTGGCTGCGCAAGGTCTGGGACGCGCTGCGCAACGGGTACGGCGGCGCGAGCCCGAAGTATCCGTCCGGTTCCGGTGTCGACGGCGCGGGCCAGTCCGTGCTCGGCCACGAGTACCTGCCGATCGACCTGATCACTTCCAAACCGGCTGCGACACCGGGTGGTTCGCCGATCGAGGAACTGACCACCAAGTTCAACCCCGCCCGCATCCTCAAAGAGGGTGTGACGATGTGGAAGAGCCGGGAACTCATTCCGTTCCTGCGCCACCTCACCGGCAGGCTGCCCACCCAGACCGGCGATGTCGCGCCGATCCTCACCCCCGACGGCGAGGAGTACGCGCCGTGGATCGACGAGGCCGATCCGAAGCTGCTGCGCGAAATCCAGGCCGACCTGGAACTGGCCGGGCTCGACGGTGGGGAACCATCGGCGCGCCCGGAGCTGCCGCCGGGTGAACAACAGCCCGCGCCAGGCGAACTCGACAACGAGCCGACAATGCCGGATTGGGCCCGCGACCTCGCCGACAACCTGCGCATGCGCGCCGCCGACGCCGCCGAGCTGCGCCGCATCGCGGCCCGGCTCGGCCTGCGCCTGACCGATATGGACGCGCAGACGTTGCGTCGCGCCGTCGCCGACGCGCGCTACGGCTGCATGCGCCGCGCCGGAGCCATCGAAGGCCTCTATGCCGCGGCCCGCCGCTACAACGCCGAAAACGATGCCGTCCCCTACGCCGATGCCACCAGCTTCTTCGACGAGGACCCGCTCGGCCGCTCGCTGATCGATCGAGCCCGGGCCCGAGGCGAACGTGCCGACATGCTGCGCTGGGAGGGCGTCAACAATGGCGGCGAGCCGGGCCTGGAGTGGGGCCCGGAGATCCCGCAGGAACGGGACAAGGGCAACAGCCTGCACTTCCAGGATGCGTTGCGGCGTGAGCAGCTTCGCGATGAGCGCGGGGTGTGGGCGCAGCTGGTCGGGGTGCCGATCGATGCGCTGTCGCCGTCGGCCCGGTTGGACGAGACCATCGCGGCCTTGCGTGAGGAGATGCCCGCGCGCGCCGATCTGATCGGTGATTTCGCCGCTCGGGTCGAGGAATTCCTGGCCGCCAATCCCGCCGACCGCGTCGTCGAGGTGCCCGGTGAACCGCCGCGCGTCATCGTGGTCAATGCGCGGGGCGAGCATGAGGCGGCCATCGCCGCTGCCCTGGCCCGCGATCCCGAACTGGCGGGCCGGGTGGACCGCGGTGAGGTGGAGGTCGAGTTCCACAGCGCGTTCCTCGACCGCGACGGGATGGTCCACATCGTCGCGCTCGACACCCCGGAGATCCGGCATTTCCGCGGCGAGATCGACGGCCGTCCGGTCGCGGTGACGATGGTGCGCGAGCCGAACGGGACGTGGCATGTGGTGCCGGACCCGGTTCCCGCGCCGGAAGCCCGGGCCGCTGAACCGTCCGTCCGCTCGGAGGACCCGCCCGCGGCCGGCGACCGCCCCGAGGCCGACCGCAGCGCCGAAACCCTGCGCGCCGAACGCAATGCCCTGGCCAACCGGCTCGGCATCGCCGACCCCGATTCGCTCACCCCACGCCAATGGGCCGATGCGCTGGCCCAGCTGTGGCAGGACAACGTCCTGCGCGCCACACAGGTCGAAGGCCTGCTCGACGCCACCCGCAGCGCCGACGCGATCGATCACTACAACGCTCTCGACAAGGTGCTCGGCCATCTGGCCAACCGGCTCCAGATCGATCGCGCCACGTTGTCACCGGAGCTGGTCGCGCAGATCATCGCCGACCCGGCCACGCCGGACTCGCGCCGGCTCCAGCAGCTCGAGGATCTGGCCGAGTACGCCGAAAGCCTGCGCAAGCTGGACAAGGCGGCGGTCAACGCGGCGGTGCTGCGACTGGCGCAGCGGCTCGGCGTCACACCCGAGGAGCTGTACGGCGCGAGCTTCACCCCGGATATGCGGCACCTCGTGCCGGACCCGGACACGCTCGGCCCGGAGGGCATGCGTTCCGCGATCAACGCGATGGTGTTCTCCCTGGCCGACCAGCCCGCGGTGGTCGACGCGCTGACCGACTTCGTGCGCGCGCTGGGCGAGGTCGATCCCTTCACGACGGATTTGCAACGCGACCCGAGCGCCGATCCGCGCGTGGGTGGCGACGAGCTGCCCGTCCACGACCCGTCAGCGCTGGGCTTCCTGCTCGACATCCTCGGCGACACCGGCCTGTTCGCCCCGCTCGGCGACGGCCCCGCCCCGGAGGTCTCCACCCGCAGGCCAAGCCGCGACTACCTGCGCATCCTCGGCGTCGATATCACCGACGCCAGCGACGATGCCTGGGACGAGGCGTACACCAAGTTCCGCGACGGCCGCATGGACCTGCACGAACGCCTGAGCCCCGCCGAACTGGCGCAGGTCCAGGCCGCCCTGCGCGACGAGATCCGTCAGCGCGCCGCCGATATCCGGGACCTGGCCGGCCTCGTCAACGACGCCCACAACGCCACCCCCGGCCCCCACCCCGACCTGCACCAGCCCCGCAACCCCGACGGAACCTGGCGCACCGACGACCCCGGCGACGACCCGGACGCCACCCCCACCCCAGCAGGTGACACACCACCCTCGACGCCTCCCGCCGCACCGGGCCAAGCGAGGGAATTGCCGGGTGCGCCGGAGCCGAAAGCCGGTGGGGGAGGGCAGAAACCGCCGCAGACTCCGCCGACACCGGCCCAACCCGATGACGGTGATCGCGGCGAGGGCGATGAGTCGTCGCGGGAGCAACCTGCGCGTGGACCCGACGATGGCCAGCCGAACGCGGCTGCGTCGACCGACGGTGCCGATGTGTCGAGCGACGGAGCCGATGTGTCGACCGACGGTGCCGATGCGTCGAGCGACGGCACCGATGCCTCGACCGACGGCGACGCAGCCGACGTCGATCCGCGCGCCCAGATGTCCCCCGAGGTCCGCGCCGAATACGACCGGCTCGCTGCCGAGCGGGCCGAGGCGGTGGCGCGTCGGGAGGAGTGGCGCGAGATACGGCAGATGCGCGCCGAACGTCACCCGATCGACGACAGCGACGACTACGCCGCGTTGAACCGGGACAACCTCGGCCCGACCATGGACGAACTGCGCGGGCGCACCATGCGCGTCGACGAAATGCCGCGCCGGCTAGCCGAACTCGACGCGCTCGAACGCGCCGCCGAGCAGTTCAACGACGCCGACGCCGACGTCGCCCGGCTCGACGAGGAACTGGCGCGCCTGGAACGTTCGGTCACTCCCATCGGTGAGTACGACCGGCTGGTGCAGCAGCGTCAGGAACTGGCTCGCGAACGCGAATTCTGGCGTGCCAAGCGCGATGACCGCGCGGTCCGGCACGGCCTGGTCGACGACGACGGCCGCGTCGACGAGGCCGCCCTGCGCGGTGACCGGCTCGAGCCGACCATCCTGCGCCTCTACGAGGAGGCGGGCGCGGACACCGTCATCCATCCCGGCGGCATCGATGAGGGCCCCAGCCAGTCCCGCTCCCCGCGCAGCAGCGACGACCAGGCCGAACGCCGCGCGGCGATCGCCAAGCTCGCCGAAGCCGCGAGCGTCTGCAACCGGCTCGACGGCGAGGTCGACGAGGTGGACCGCCAGCTCGCCGAACTCGAGCGCGCGGGCGTCGGCGAGGGCAGGCTGCGCGCCGACGAGGTCGCGGCCGAACTGGACCGGCTCGCCAGGGACCGCGCCGACCAGCTGCGCCAGATCAAGCCGCGTCGGGTCATGCGTGACGATCTCGCCACGCGCCTCGGCGTCGTCGATGAGCAGGGCCGTCCCGACGAGGCCGCGCTCGCCCCGGACCGGCTCGAAGAAACGCTCCGATTCCTGCGCGCCCGTGCCCAATTCGACGTGCTCACCGGCGACGGCCCGCGTGTCCTGCTCCGCGATATCGACGCGCTCGCCGACGCCGCTCGCGATGTGAACCGGGTGCACAACCTCGTCGGCCGGATTCAGGACGAGATGGCGGGCCTGGCCGGCGCGTGGCGGGCCATGATCGAGGGCGAAGGCGGCCGGATGGTGACGCCGCGCGTGGGCATCATCGTCGACGGTGACGCCACCCGCATCGTGGTCTTCGGCATCCGCGACCAACTCGGCCGCCCGCCGCGCAGCGATATCGACGACGCCTTCGCCACCGCCTTGCGCACGAATTCGCTGGTGGCGCAGTCGATGATGGACGACGCCACCACCGTCGAACTGCGTCGGGTGCGTGCCGACCGCGAAGGTGTGTGCACGGTCGAGGAACTGGGCTTGCTCGAGGTCGAACGCCTGAGCACCGGCTGGGTCGGGGGCAACCGGCTCGACATCATCTCCTGGCGTGACGGCGAAGGCCGCTGGCATCGGATCGACCCGACCCGCCCCGATTGGCAGACCGGGCGCGACACCAGCGAATCGGGTAAGCCGAAGGCCGAGCGGTACGGCAAGTACTCCCGCAAGGATCCGCCCGACGGGGTGAGCGGCTGGGCCATGGAGGACGTCGTCAACGACATCACCCTGCCCACCGACAACGTCCCCGACGGCAAGATCCCGGAGAGCACGCTGCCGGTGAACGCGCCGCAAGCGCCGACGCTGTACAACACCTCCGGTCTCGACCCGAACCAGATCTTCGGCCAGCACTGGGGCGCCGACTCCTACAACATCGTGCGGCTGCTGCTGATGGCGGCGCAGGTGCCCAAGCATCCCGCGGTCAAGGCGTGGATTCAACGGCATCCGTGGATCGGTCGCTGGGTGCAGGCGCGGCCGTGGCTGCAGCGCATCCCACCGTTCGGAACGGTGTTCCGTGGGTACGAGTGGTTCGCGCCGCCGGAACGCAATGTGCAGCCGATGGTTCGTCCGTGGGATCCCTCCGATCACCGCCCGGGCCTCGATGACGTGCCGGAATCGTTGCGGCAGCAGTGGGAGCGCGAGGCCGCGCAATGGCAGCGGGTGCAGGACTGGGCCGACGCCGAATACGACCGGTTCCTGGCCGATCCGGGCGACCTCGACCGCATCGCCGAGGGGATCGAGCAGCATCGGCGCGCGCAGCAGGTGGATCGGGCGCGCGAGGTCGTCGACCGGGTGCGCCAGGATCTGGTCGACGGTCGCTCCGGGGTCGATCCGCGTGGCGACGTGGACGCTCAGATCGAAGCCCTGCACGCCGAGGTCGACCGCGTCGCCGAAGCCTTGGCCGACCAGTTCGCCGCCGATGCCCCTGCCGCCATCCGCGACACCATCGAGGACGTGCGCGAACTGCTCATTGCCGGCGTCGATCCGGACTTGATCGCCCGCACGCTGGCCGAGCACATGCGCGACGACGTGCCAGTATTCACCCCCGAGCAGCTCGCGCAGATCCGGCGCCACCTGATGGAAACCGAGCTGCTGGTCCGCGACTACGCCGACCCCAACGGCCGTTTCGTGCGCAAGCCGATGGACCGCCTCGCCGACATCGCCGAGGCCTGGAACCGATTGCGCGACGGCACCCCGCTGCCCCAGGACTTCATCCTGCTGCACGACGCCCTCGCCGAATCCGAATACCTACTCGCCAACCCCCTCGCCACCTGGCAGGACGCCAACGCCTACGCCATCGGCCTCGGCTACCACTGGGACGCCGACCGCCCACCCCTCACCGCCTGGCGCGCCGGCACCCCCTACACCCCCACCCGCCCCACCACACCCCCACTCCTGCCCGAACGCCCCACATCCCCCGAACTCCCACCCGCCCAACCCAACCCGCCCACCTCCACCGACCCGCAGGCAAACGATCCGACATCCGCCCAGCCGCCACCGTCGCCCACCCGCAACTCTGACGGCGCTCCGGATACCGACGGTACTGTCGAGCCTGACGGCGCTTCGAATTCCGACGATGCGTCGGCGTTCGACAGTGCTTCGAATCCCGAGCCCTCCGCAGGACGCGAGGGTGTCTCAGATCCCGAGGGTGCCGAGGTTCCCGATCGGGAGACCGAACGCGGCGATGCATCGCGCGATGGCTCCGATCCCGGCGCCGAACAGCGGCCGTCGCCGGAACCCGGTTCGGACTCCGATGCCGATGTGGACGCCGCACAGCCCGGCGCGGACGGCGACGCCGATTCCGCCGGAACGGGGCCCGGGATGACTGACGGTAGCGATGTCGATCCCGGTGCTACCGGGCGTCATTCGGTCGAGACCGGCAATGACCCGACGCGCGCCGCCCGCCGCCCCTCCGGCAGTGGGGACCGCGAAGGCGATGCTGATCCCGACGCTGGACATGACCCGACCGACATGGGTGACGGCGATTCCTCCGGTGCCGCCGACCCCACACCAGCCGGTGACGCAGCCAGGCCTGCGGGTGACGATGCCCAGCCCACGGATGATGGTGCTCGGTCTGCAGGTGACGCCCGCACGTCCGGTGTTGATGACCGGCCTGCGGGTGATGGCGCTCGGTCTCCGGGTGATGATTCTCGGGCCGCGGGCGGCGAAGCCAGGCCGGCGGGTGAGGGTGCGCGGCCCTCACGCGACGCCCGCAGCGAGGGTGATGATGCTGAGCCGGCGGGCGCAGACCGGCCTGCGGGTGAAGATGCACGGCCCATGGGCGACAACCAGCCCGCAGGCGACGACGCCAAGATTTCGGGCGACGACGACCGGGCCGCGAGTGACGGTGCTCTGCCGTCGGGTGACGATGCCCAGCCCACGGGTGACAATCAGCCCGCAGGCGACGACGCCAGGACTTCGGGCGACGACGACCGGACCGCGAGTGACGATGTTCTGTCCGCGGGTGACGATGCCCAGCCCACGGGTGACGGCGCCCAGCAGCCTCCCGCTTCCGGCGATCGTGGCTCGGACGACGGTCGTAGCCCGCACCGGCGCCGCGACCCGATCTACCGTTCCCACATCCCGAAGCTCCCGCGGGATGAGGACTTCGAGTTCCCTGCGGTAGACCCGATCGAGCCGGCCGATCCGGAGCCCCGGCTCCCGCCGAAACCACCCCAGCCGCCAACCCCTCCGGCACCCCCAGAGCCCCCGGCCCCGCCGCAGCCCCCGGCCCCGCCGCAGCCACCGGTGCCGCCGACACCGCCGGCTCCGCCGACTCCCCCGGCTCCCCCGGCTCCGCCGACACCCCCGGCACCGGAACCTCCCGCGCCACCAGCACCTCCCACCCCACCGGCGCCCCCTGTGCCGCCCATGCCTCCGGTGCCTCCCCAGCCGCCGGTCCCCCCTGTGCCGCCCGTGCCACCCTTGCCTCCGGTGCCTCCGGTGCCTCCGGTGCCTCCGCGGCCCCCGGTTCCACCAGTGCCGCCGCAGCCACCGGTGCCTCCCGAGTCGCCGGTACCGCCGCAGCCGCCGGTGCCGCCGCAGCCGCCGGTGCCGCCGGTGCCCCCTGAGCCGCCCGTGCCGCCGCGGCCCCCGGTTCCACCAGTGCCGCCGCAGCCACCGATGCCTCCCGAGCCGCCTGTACCGCCGCAGCCGCAGGTGCCTCCCGAGGTACCCGTGCCCCCGGTGCCGCCGCAGCCACCGGCGCCACCTCTGCCGCCGGTGCCACCTCTGCCGCCGGTTCCGCCTGTGCCGCCGCACCCGCCGGCGCTCCCTGAGCCGTCCGTGCCGGCGGTGCCGCCTCTGTCGCCGGTCCTGCCGGAGCCGCCTGTTCCGCCGGAGCCGCCGATGCCGTCGCACCCGTCGGTTTCTCCGGAGCTGCCGGTGTCGTTGCATCAGCCGGTGCCGTCGGCTTCTCCGGAGTTGCGGGCCCCGTCGCATCCGCCGGTGCCGCCGGCTTCCCCGGAGCCGCCGGCCGCGCCGCATCCGCCGGTTTCCCCGGAACCGCCGGTATCGCCACACCTTCCGCATCCCGCTGCACCATGGCAACCGCCGGCATCACCGGCCCCGCCGCTGGTGACCCCGGATTCCGCGATGCCTGCGCAGCTTCCTAATCACGCGGGCCAGGCTGCGCCCATGCCGCAAGCAGGTCCGGTGCACGGCTCGGGTCAGCCGCCGGAAGTGGCGGGTGGGGTGCAGCCGGGTCAACCGGTTCCTCCGCTCGGTCAGCACTACCGGGCCGACAACGCACACGCACCGGCTCATCAGGCGTGGAGCCCGGAGAATCACCACGCCAACGGTGACCAAGCCCCCGCTCCGTTGGCGCCGATGCCTCCGCCCCCTCCCTTCGGTGGGGGAGCGGGCGCCTCGAACGGCAGACGCGCGAACGGGCATCCCGGCAGCCGGCAGGCCGCCGCGCGTGGCCCGATCCTCGTGCAACCATTCGCCGGGTTCGGAGTGGCAGCCGAATTCGATCCTGCTTCGGGCGCTTTGCAGGCCGTCCCCGCGTCGGACGGCACCAGGGGCGGGGTGTACGGCGATCTGGGTGAGTCGCGGGTGGTGTTCTATCGCGACGGTGCCGCGCTGGCGTTGCGGGTGGACGGTCGTACGATCGACCTCGGCGGCCCGGTCCGTGTCGAATGGGTCCTGCTCGAGCGTCGTACCACACGGTTCGCGGTGATCGAGAACGGTGTCGTCGTGTTCGAGGTGCGCTACCGGACCCTTCCACCCGAGATGGACCTCGGCGCACTGGTGCACAGCGTCCTCGCCGACCCACAGCGCCGGGAGCAGACTTTCCGTGCATGACCGGGAGACCGACAGAGACAAGGAGGCACCATGCGGGTGAGTCCGCCGACCGATGACGAGCTACGGCAGAACTTCGAGGAGATGCTCGCCTCGGTGTGCGACGGTGGCGGCCTACGGTCCGCGACCGGCCTCGATATGAAAACCGAGGACGCGCTGTGGGCGATCGCACGCGCCTACCCGGAGGTGTCCGACGAGCTGATCGCCGCCGCCCGCGCCGCGTTCGCCGGCCAGCTCGACGGCACCAATGCCCGCGAGCGCCGGGAAGCGCTGGCCCGCAAGATCGCCGAACTCGACAGGCGGGCCCGATGACGGCCGCCGGATCCGGGCAGTGGCGTGCGATGCCCGGCACCGACATCGCCGAACTCGGCTCGCGGTTGCGATCACTGACCTGGTCGTGGCAGATTGCCGACGGCCCGCAGCTGGCCACCGACTTCGGCTGGCGGGTCCTGCACAGCGACGCGAACTGGGTCATGCTCGATACCGGTTTCGGTCTCGGTAGCGGCGAGATCCGCGGCAAGGACGGGAAAGCCGAGGTCATCGAGGTTCGGGTGACCGATTTCGCCGAGGAATCGGACGCCGGACGCGATCGTGTCCGGGATGCGTTCGCGGCACTGGGCGAGGCTCTCACCGAGGCGCTGGGCGCACCGACGGCCCGCATCCCCGGCGAGTTTCCGCAGCTGCGCTGGGCCGGCGCGGACCACACGCTGGTGCTGCACGAGTTGGCGGTGTCGGTGCTGCTGAAGCTGGTCGACAACGCCCGCCTCGCTCGCGACGACCGCAATATCGAGCTCGAGGAACAGGGACTGCTGTGACGGAGTGGGCGCAGCTGAGCACGGGCCTGGCCGCCGAAATGATGCGGCTCGGCGCGGGTTCGGTGCTCCGGATCGGCGAGGATCGGACCGAATCGCCGCGCTTCGCCCAGCTGCGTCAACTCGACGACCGCATCTGGGCCGAACTGGTCGGCGACCGCTGGCTCGGCCTCGAGGCCAGGGCGGGAGCAGAAGGTGCGCGGATACTGTCGGCCGCAGGCTGGCAGCCGCCGGACGCCGATCACGCCGACAACTGGTGGGTCGAATGGTCCTGGCCGCTCTCGTCGGCTCGGTACCGCGCATTGGCCGCGATGATCGTCGAGGGCCTGCGCGACGCGTTCGGGATCGTGGACCCGGCGGCGCTGACGTATGCGGCATGGGACGAAAGCGACGGCAATCGCCCGCTGGACCTGCCCGCGCTGGGGTTGACGCGGCAGAACTGAGCGGCCGCCGGGTCGGCATGCCGTCACCGAGTGTTCCGTCTCCGTTTCACCGCCGGTGGTATGACCGCTTCGAGCGTCCCGGTCATCGGGTGCCCAGACGAGGAGAGTGCCGCGCGTGAACAACCCCGCCGACCAGCCCGACCCGGCCGAACACCCGGTAGGCGAATCTCCCAGCGAGCACCCGGACGTCGGTCCGGAACTCGCCACCGATGCGGCGGCGCACACCGATCCGGCAGCAGACTCCACCGCGACTGCGCGGGCCGATACGGAGGCAGACTCCGCTGAAACCTCCATAGCCGCCGCCCTCGACGCGGACGCGGCCCCTGACGCTGCCCCCGATGCCGATGCCGATGCCGATGCCGGTGCCGACGCTGCCCCCGACCCCGGTCCCGGCCCCGGCGACGACCCCGCCGACGACCCCGACGTCGGCTTCACCCTCGACCCCACCCCACCCGCACCCCAAGCCGACCCCGCATCCCGCGCCACCGAACTCACCCGCGAAATCGCCCGCGCACTAGCGGCCGCTGCCCCCGCCGGCTGGCAACGGCTGACCGCCCTGTTCGCCCTGACCGCCGCCGCCGAACTCGGGCAGGTCTTCTACATCGACGAGGACGGCCATTCGATCGGCGCGCAGCCGTCGACGGAGTTGCTGGAGCTGGTGCGCAGTCAGCGGCACGAAGCCGCGCAGCTCGGCGACGGCCCCTGGTGGCGACTGCTGTTGACGCTGGGCGCCGGCGGCGAACTCGAGGTCGACTACGACTACGGCGACGAGCCGTTTCCACAGGATCAGCTCTTCCCCCCGCAGGCGTATGCCGAGGACTTGGAGCTGTATCCGCGCGAGTCGCTGCCGGTGTGGCTGGCCGCCCACCTCGGCCATGCCGACCGGCAGTCCCGCTCGCCCGGCGATGCCGCCGCCCAGGCCCGCGCCGACCGCGCCCGCGACATTCGCGGTGAACTCGCCGACCGTGAACTGCCGGAGTTCCCGCTGATGTGGGCACGGTGGGCAGTGCTGTCGGCGGCGTTCGTCGCGGCGCGTTCGCAGTGGGGCCCGCGAATCCTGCCGTCGCTGGGCATGTTCGAGGGCTCGCGGCGCAGCGGTGCCACCCTCTACGCCTTGCCCGGCGGCCGGGCGGTGCTCTCCGGCGGGGTCTGGAACGCACCCGAACTCGACGCCGCCTACAACGCCGACAAGGACCTGCCCGAGCTGTACGCCGGTGCGCCCGAATGGGTCG
This genomic interval carries:
- a CDS encoding DUF6301 family protein; protein product: MTAAGSGQWRAMPGTDIAELGSRLRSLTWSWQIADGPQLATDFGWRVLHSDANWVMLDTGFGLGSGEIRGKDGKAEVIEVRVTDFAEESDAGRDRVRDAFAALGEALTEALGAPTARIPGEFPQLRWAGADHTLVLHELAVSVLLKLVDNARLARDDRNIELEEQGLL
- a CDS encoding TY-Chap domain-containing protein produces the protein MTEWAQLSTGLAAEMMRLGAGSVLRIGEDRTESPRFAQLRQLDDRIWAELVGDRWLGLEARAGAEGARILSAAGWQPPDADHADNWWVEWSWPLSSARYRALAAMIVEGLRDAFGIVDPAALTYAAWDESDGNRPLDLPALGLTRQN